From the Streptomyces sp. Tu 2975 genome, one window contains:
- a CDS encoding AAA family ATPase yields MDTNSARPEMAVLVGLQASGKSSFYREHLSGRHALVSKDLFPRSARRKQHRQMRLIEELLASGTWVAVDNTNPSPDTWTPLIRLARAHGVRVTAYWFPPDLTGSLRRNAAREGRARVPDVGIHATRVRLREPTTADGFDAVVEVRFDGEGGFATRHVGPPD; encoded by the coding sequence GTGGACACGAACAGCGCACGACCGGAGATGGCGGTCCTCGTCGGGCTGCAGGCGTCGGGGAAGTCGAGCTTCTACAGGGAGCACCTATCCGGACGCCACGCGCTGGTGAGCAAGGACCTGTTCCCACGCTCGGCCCGGCGCAAGCAGCATCGGCAGATGCGGCTCATCGAGGAATTGCTCGCGTCCGGGACCTGGGTGGCCGTCGACAACACCAACCCTTCGCCCGACACGTGGACGCCGCTCATCCGCCTCGCCCGTGCTCACGGTGTCCGGGTGACGGCGTACTGGTTCCCCCCGGACCTCACCGGTTCCCTACGGCGCAACGCGGCGCGTGAAGGCCGGGCACGCGTACCCGACGTCGGGATCCACGCCACGCGCGTCCGTCTGCGCGAGCCGACGACCGCGGACGGCTTCGACGCCGTGGTGGAGGTCCGGTTCGACGGGGAGGGCGGCTTCGCGACGAGACACGTGGGGCCGCCGGACTGA
- a CDS encoding dihydrodipicolinate reductase: protein MISTVVWGTGNTGRAAIRAVAAHPALALTAVIVHNPDKVGRDAGELGGLGHRLGIAATDDIEAVLAAGPRAVVYAATGDVRPDEALADVVRAIRAGAVVVTPSMYALYDPRSAPAELRDPVLAAVEAGGGSLFVSGVDPGWGNDVLPLLISGLGTTVDAIRCQEIFDYSTYDQPDSVRYLIGMGMPMDYAPPMLAPTVPTMVWGGQVRLMARALGVELDEIRETLERCPLDATVSTRTMGGFEAGTQGAVRFEVQGIVGGEPRIVVEHITRIHPSCAPGWPAPPDGTGAHRVIIEGRPRIEVTVEATDEDENRSAGGNATAVGRLVSAVDWLVDAPPGLYDALDVPLRPAVGRLGRTRR from the coding sequence ATGATTTCCACGGTGGTCTGGGGAACAGGCAACACAGGCCGTGCGGCGATCCGTGCCGTGGCGGCCCACCCCGCGCTGGCACTCACCGCCGTCATCGTCCACAACCCTGACAAGGTGGGCCGTGACGCGGGTGAACTGGGCGGTCTCGGCCACCGGCTGGGGATCGCGGCGACCGACGACATCGAAGCGGTGCTGGCCGCCGGTCCGCGTGCGGTGGTGTACGCGGCGACCGGGGACGTCCGCCCCGACGAGGCGCTCGCCGACGTCGTCCGGGCGATCAGGGCCGGGGCCGTCGTCGTCACCCCGTCGATGTACGCCCTCTACGACCCGCGGAGCGCCCCCGCGGAGTTACGGGACCCGGTACTCGCCGCCGTCGAGGCGGGCGGCGGCTCACTGTTCGTCTCCGGCGTCGATCCCGGCTGGGGCAACGACGTGCTGCCCCTGCTGATCAGCGGGCTCGGCACCACCGTGGACGCGATCCGCTGCCAGGAGATCTTCGACTACTCCACCTACGACCAGCCCGACTCGGTCCGGTATCTGATCGGCATGGGGATGCCGATGGACTACGCGCCGCCGATGCTCGCGCCGACGGTCCCGACCATGGTGTGGGGCGGGCAGGTACGGCTGATGGCCAGAGCCCTCGGTGTGGAACTCGACGAGATCCGCGAGACCTTGGAACGCTGTCCGCTGGACGCCACCGTGAGCACCAGGACGATGGGCGGGTTCGAGGCGGGCACCCAGGGCGCGGTGCGTTTCGAGGTGCAGGGAATCGTCGGCGGCGAACCCCGCATCGTCGTCGAGCACATCACCCGCATCCACCCGTCCTGCGCGCCCGGCTGGCCGGCGCCGCCCGACGGCACGGGTGCTCACCGGGTGATCATCGAGGGCCGTCCGCGGATCGAGGTCACGGTCGAGGCCACCGACGAGGACGAGAACCGGTCCGCGGGCGGCAACGCCACCGCGGTGGGCCGGCTGGTGAGCGCCGTCGACTGGCTCGTGGACGCGCCGCCGGGCCTGTATGACGCGCTCGACGTCCCCCTGCGCCCCGCGGTCGGCAGACTGGGAAGGACACGACGATGA
- a CDS encoding glutamate--cysteine ligase, with protein sequence MEPVTLGVEEEYLLLDAETGVPVPMAEQVRAAAGLEPLVDERELQSELLQVQIEVATSVCTRLEEAGGHLLRLRHAVGAAAEANGCRLAACGTPPRRGPVAAPVTEQARYRAMRVQAPQLVAEQLVSGMHIHAAVPSPEVGVAVLNRLRGWLPVLVAMSANSPLWDGQDTGFASWRTLIFGRWPVSGPPPAFRDLTDHRERVEALLGSGIISDKGQLYWQVRLSERFPTVEVRCPDVQLRADEAVMFAGIVRALVVTAIHETAAGTPAPTIAPEVMQAANWQAARYGLSGHLITAKGERRSAGDVVAQLIEHITPALDAAGDTREVISLVHRLLQQGTPADRQRRALAEGGLRAVIDMITSETTAP encoded by the coding sequence ATGGAGCCGGTGACCTTGGGCGTGGAAGAGGAGTACCTGCTGCTCGACGCGGAGACGGGGGTGCCGGTACCGATGGCCGAGCAGGTCCGTGCGGCCGCGGGCCTCGAACCGCTCGTCGACGAACGCGAGCTGCAGTCCGAGCTGCTGCAGGTGCAGATCGAGGTCGCCACCTCCGTCTGCACCCGGCTCGAGGAAGCCGGCGGTCACCTGCTGCGCCTGCGGCACGCGGTCGGCGCCGCCGCGGAGGCCAACGGGTGCCGGCTCGCGGCGTGCGGGACACCGCCGAGGAGAGGGCCGGTCGCCGCGCCGGTGACCGAGCAGGCACGCTATCGGGCGATGCGGGTGCAGGCGCCGCAACTGGTCGCGGAGCAGCTCGTCAGCGGCATGCACATCCATGCGGCGGTCCCCAGCCCGGAAGTCGGCGTGGCCGTGTTGAACCGGCTGCGGGGCTGGCTGCCCGTCCTTGTCGCCATGTCCGCGAACTCGCCGCTGTGGGACGGGCAGGACACCGGCTTCGCCAGCTGGCGCACCTTGATCTTCGGCCGCTGGCCCGTGAGCGGCCCGCCGCCCGCCTTCCGTGACCTCACCGACCACAGGGAACGGGTCGAGGCGCTGCTCGGCAGCGGGATCATCTCCGACAAGGGACAGCTGTACTGGCAGGTCCGGCTGTCCGAGCGCTTCCCCACCGTGGAGGTACGGTGCCCCGACGTGCAGTTGCGGGCCGACGAGGCGGTCATGTTCGCCGGGATCGTGCGGGCACTGGTCGTCACGGCCATCCACGAGACGGCGGCGGGCACGCCGGCGCCCACCATCGCTCCGGAGGTGATGCAGGCGGCGAACTGGCAGGCAGCCCGCTACGGCCTCAGTGGTCACCTGATCACGGCGAAGGGCGAGCGCCGCAGCGCCGGTGACGTCGTCGCGCAGCTGATCGAGCACATCACGCCCGCGCTGGACGCCGCAGGCGACACCCGCGAGGTGATCTCACTCGTGCATCGGCTTCTCCAGCAGGGCACCCCTGCCGACCGCCAGCGACGGGCGCTCGCGGAGGGCGGCCTCAGAGCGGTGATCGACATGATCACCTCCGAGACCACCGCACCGTGA
- a CDS encoding DUF2795 domain-containing protein, with product MAHTNVPEVLKAIKDVDFPADKEKLTSAARGAGASEEVVKALRGIPPEQYDSRDDVARSVRTDPDSDLGHTASQKAEQARKGGKPGLSEHLRDAPKTPIQEELDQ from the coding sequence ATGGCGCACACCAACGTGCCGGAGGTACTGAAAGCGATCAAGGACGTCGACTTCCCGGCCGACAAGGAGAAACTGACGTCGGCGGCACGCGGGGCCGGCGCCTCGGAAGAGGTCGTCAAGGCGTTGCGCGGCATCCCGCCCGAGCAGTACGACAGCCGGGACGACGTGGCGCGTTCGGTCCGGACGGATCCGGATTCGGACCTCGGACACACCGCGAGCCAGAAGGCCGAACAGGCGCGCAAGGGCGGCAAGCCGGGCTTGTCGGAGCATTTGCGTGACGCGCCGAAGACGCCGATCCAGGAGGAACTGGACCAGTGA
- a CDS encoding DUF2795 domain-containing protein: protein MDVNPIEMQKALGGVNYPASKEEIVDQASKHGAGKDIMSALDSLPSKRYDSPAAVSKEVGKES from the coding sequence ATGGACGTGAACCCCATCGAAATGCAGAAGGCCCTCGGCGGCGTGAACTACCCCGCGTCGAAGGAAGAGATCGTCGACCAGGCGAGCAAGCACGGAGCGGGCAAGGACATCATGTCCGCCCTCGACTCCCTGCCGAGCAAGAGGTACGACTCGCCGGCCGCCGTGAGCAAGGAGGTCGGCAAGGAATCCTGA
- a CDS encoding MBL fold metallo-hydrolase, with amino-acid sequence MTAAPGLPVSIDFIGNATTLIRYGDLTLLTDPNFLHRGQYAYLGHGLVSRRLTEPSLGVEELPGDLTAIVLSHLHGDHWDRVARHHLDRSLPVITTPHASRRLRRLHGFRRADGLRPWQSHTLVGEDGKVTVTALPGRHAGGALRALLPPVMGSLLEFGPPRGPTHLRLYISGDTLLFDGIDAIGRRYPDMDLAVLHLGGTRLPGGFLVTMDGAQGAELAERLRPRWLLPVHYEEYTVMTSPLADFLHAAEDRGLGERVVHCARGGRAVVVPGERPVVRQPAPGAGARP; translated from the coding sequence ATGACCGCCGCCCCGGGCCTGCCGGTCAGCATCGACTTCATCGGCAACGCCACGACCCTGATCCGCTACGGCGACCTGACCCTGCTGACGGACCCGAACTTCCTGCACCGCGGGCAGTACGCGTATCTCGGTCACGGTCTCGTCAGCCGCCGCCTCACCGAGCCCTCGCTCGGGGTCGAGGAGCTTCCCGGGGACCTGACCGCGATCGTGCTCTCGCATCTGCACGGCGATCACTGGGACCGTGTGGCCCGCCACCACCTCGACCGTTCGCTGCCCGTCATCACGACGCCGCACGCCTCGCGCCGCCTCCGCCGTCTGCACGGCTTCCGCCGGGCCGACGGACTCCGGCCGTGGCAGAGCCACACTCTGGTCGGCGAGGACGGCAAAGTGACCGTGACGGCCCTGCCCGGCCGGCACGCCGGCGGAGCACTGCGGGCCTTGCTGCCGCCTGTGATGGGGAGTCTGCTGGAGTTCGGCCCGCCGCGGGGCCCGACACACCTGCGGCTCTACATCTCGGGCGACACCCTGCTGTTCGACGGCATCGACGCCATCGGCCGACGGTATCCCGACATGGACCTGGCGGTGCTCCACCTCGGCGGTACCCGTCTCCCGGGCGGGTTCCTCGTCACCATGGACGGCGCACAGGGAGCGGAGCTCGCCGAGCGGCTGCGTCCGCGCTGGCTGCTGCCCGTCCACTACGAGGAGTACACCGTGATGACCTCCCCGCTGGCCGACTTCCTCCACGCGGCCGAGGACCGGGGCCTCGGTGAACGGGTCGTCCACTGCGCACGCGGCGGCCGCGCCGTCGTCGTACCGGGCGAGCGGCCCGTCGTACGACAGCCCGCACCCGGCGCCGGTGCACGACCATGA
- a CDS encoding glycosyltransferase, which produces MSDPRITVVVITHNRRQELLRTLGELARLPERPPVIVTDNASTDGTAEAVGRLHPEVRLLTPGSNLGAVGRNLAVRHVRTPYVAFCDDDCWWEPGSLTRAGDLLDRHERLAVLTARIVVEPGGREDPIVAELRDSPVRGPAWLPGPALGSFLAGASVLRVEAFTAAGGFSERLWLGGEEELLATDLATSGWWLAYDGTMTVHHAPSPARDATGRRVDGLRNTLWFCWLRRPVVPAVRRTLHLARTVPRDRASLRAFGAALGGLHWVVRERRVVPPAVERRLSLLEESQRRSTARRYVG; this is translated from the coding sequence ATGAGCGATCCGCGCATCACTGTCGTCGTCATCACCCACAACCGCCGTCAGGAGCTGTTGCGCACGCTGGGTGAACTGGCGCGTCTGCCCGAGCGGCCGCCGGTGATCGTGACCGACAACGCCTCGACCGACGGCACCGCGGAGGCGGTGGGCCGGCTGCATCCCGAGGTGCGGCTGCTCACCCCTGGCTCGAACCTCGGTGCGGTGGGACGCAATCTCGCCGTGCGGCACGTACGGACCCCCTACGTCGCCTTCTGTGACGACGACTGCTGGTGGGAGCCGGGCTCGCTGACCCGCGCCGGGGACCTCCTGGACCGCCATGAGCGGCTGGCGGTGCTCACCGCCCGGATCGTCGTCGAACCGGGCGGCAGGGAGGACCCGATCGTCGCCGAGCTGCGCGACTCACCGGTCCGGGGACCGGCGTGGCTGCCGGGGCCCGCCCTGGGCTCCTTCCTCGCGGGAGCGTCGGTGCTGCGTGTCGAGGCGTTCACCGCGGCCGGCGGATTCAGCGAGCGGTTGTGGCTGGGCGGCGAGGAGGAACTGCTGGCCACGGACCTGGCCACATCCGGCTGGTGGCTGGCCTACGACGGGACCATGACGGTCCACCACGCGCCGTCCCCCGCACGCGACGCCACCGGACGGCGCGTCGACGGCCTGCGCAACACGCTCTGGTTCTGCTGGCTGCGCCGTCCGGTCGTTCCGGCGGTCCGCCGGACGCTGCACCTTGCCCGTACCGTTCCGCGCGACCGTGCGTCGCTGCGTGCCTTCGGCGCCGCCCTCGGCGGACTTCACTGGGTCGTACGCGAACGGAGGGTCGTACCGCCGGCCGTGGAAAGGCGCCTGTCACTCCTGGAGGAGTCGCAGCGGCGTTCCACCGCCCGCCGGTACGTCGGCTGA
- a CDS encoding DUF6098 family protein, with product MSQNDAMPTFESIEALTELVTARQGLYVRWSRGPEPDLGSVSSTDDLTGAPMPGLSASPLDVESWWGDRPVRTWVARRLYDYSHLPRVKDERARPWVLHGSEAGRGPDNEPLVRDVEPLGWIADDVISEATAVIERQPGRWGPLDRDAQTP from the coding sequence ATGAGCCAGAACGACGCAATGCCCACCTTCGAAAGCATCGAGGCGCTGACGGAACTGGTCACGGCCCGGCAGGGCCTGTACGTGCGGTGGTCGCGCGGACCTGAGCCGGACCTGGGATCGGTGTCCAGCACCGACGACCTCACGGGCGCACCCATGCCGGGCCTGTCCGCCAGCCCGCTGGACGTGGAGTCCTGGTGGGGCGACCGGCCCGTACGCACGTGGGTCGCCCGCCGGCTGTACGACTACTCCCACCTGCCTCGGGTCAAGGACGAACGGGCCCGGCCGTGGGTCCTGCACGGCAGTGAGGCAGGCCGCGGTCCGGACAACGAACCTCTTGTCCGCGATGTGGAACCCCTCGGCTGGATCGCCGACGACGTCATCAGCGAGGCGACAGCCGTGATCGAGCGGCAGCCGGGGCGCTGGGGCCCGCTGGACCGCGACGCGCAGACGCCCTGA
- a CDS encoding carboxymuconolactone decarboxylase family protein, which produces MNIDIPEGRNPIEYVWGEMVPGIGTAASGFSLAVYAHTTLGLREFEAARLRIAQINGCSFCLDWRTERDGRTVEDDFADAVTGWRTTDAFDDRTRLAAEYAERYATDHHGLDDEFWSRMTAHYGQTEIVELSMSIGAWLVFGRLNHVLGLDTMCVLPGH; this is translated from the coding sequence ATGAACATCGACATCCCCGAGGGCAGGAACCCGATCGAATACGTGTGGGGAGAGATGGTCCCCGGAATCGGCACTGCCGCCTCCGGCTTCTCCCTGGCCGTGTACGCCCACACCACCCTCGGCCTGCGGGAGTTCGAGGCCGCACGGCTGCGGATCGCACAGATCAACGGCTGCTCCTTCTGCCTCGACTGGCGGACCGAACGCGACGGCCGAACGGTGGAGGACGACTTCGCCGACGCGGTGACCGGTTGGCGCACCACCGACGCCTTCGACGACCGCACCAGGCTGGCCGCCGAGTACGCGGAGCGGTACGCCACCGACCACCACGGCCTCGACGACGAGTTCTGGAGCCGGATGACCGCGCACTACGGTCAGACCGAGATCGTGGAGCTGAGCATGAGCATCGGCGCGTGGCTGGTGTTCGGCCGGCTCAACCATGTGCTGGGGCTGGACACCATGTGCGTGCTCCCCGGGCACTGA
- a CDS encoding DUF6766 family protein — MSSTSTAGEGTVQPRSPVRRFLHHNSLGLVFLAAFLLALAGQAVAGHAEFDNQLIADGLAPVSFGAYLTSSDFAVDVTENWQSEYLQFFLYIFATVWLLQRGSPESKELHKAGIESDKDQLVGEHAREDSPRWAAVRGWRGTLYSRSLGLVMGGIFLLSWLVQSVAGVTSYNEQQLRGLQAPTSWPEYLSSADFWSKTLQNWQSELLAIGSMAVLAIYLRQRGSPESKPVGAAHTATGVEG, encoded by the coding sequence ATGAGCTCCACGTCCACGGCCGGAGAGGGCACCGTACAGCCCCGGAGTCCCGTCCGGCGGTTCCTGCACCACAACAGCCTCGGTCTCGTCTTCCTGGCGGCGTTCCTGCTCGCCCTGGCAGGGCAGGCGGTGGCAGGCCACGCGGAGTTCGACAACCAGCTGATCGCCGACGGCCTCGCGCCCGTCAGCTTCGGCGCCTACCTGACGTCCTCGGACTTCGCCGTCGACGTCACCGAGAACTGGCAGTCCGAGTACCTTCAGTTCTTCCTCTACATCTTCGCCACCGTCTGGCTGCTGCAACGAGGTTCACCCGAATCCAAGGAACTGCACAAGGCGGGCATCGAGTCGGACAAGGACCAACTGGTCGGCGAGCACGCCAGAGAGGACTCTCCCCGCTGGGCCGCGGTCAGGGGCTGGCGGGGAACGCTCTACTCGCGCTCCCTCGGCCTCGTCATGGGCGGCATCTTCCTGCTGTCGTGGCTGGTCCAGTCCGTCGCAGGCGTCACCTCCTACAACGAGCAGCAGCTGCGCGGGCTACAGGCCCCGACCAGCTGGCCCGAGTACCTCTCCTCCGCGGACTTCTGGAGCAAGACACTCCAGAACTGGCAGTCCGAGCTCCTCGCCATCGGCTCCATGGCCGTCCTCGCCATCTACCTGCGGCAACGCGGATCACCGGAGTCCAAGCCCGTGGGCGCGGCGCACACGGCGACCGGTGTCGAAGGCTGA
- a CDS encoding GMC oxidoreductase: protein MNAAPLSGPHGRGPSRRQLITGTGSILGAAILTGHGSATAHTTSALPAQAAPIPDGAHVSALVIGTGYGGSVAALRLARAGVDVHMIEMGAAWDTPGPDGRIFANTTRPDHRSFWLRTRTKQPLSNFLGFPLDKDVPRYTGILDAEEFGGITVYQGRGVGGGSLVNGGMAVTPRRENFPAVLPSVNADEMYDIYYPRANAALGVGVVDQGWWESADCYRYARVGRKHAERSGFPFVLVPGVYDWDYLKQEAAGNVPASALEGEVLFGNNHGKKSLPKTYLARAAATGRVFVSPLHKVTSVAPAGGGYTVVMEQLNTGGDVTTVKAVTADKVFFAAGSVGTGKLLTRLKATGVLPGLNGEIGKGWGDNGNVMCGRANHMWDATGRLQSSMPTAGIDNWRAGGAFAEVAPLPTGIETYASFYLSITKNPHRAAFSWDAAAGKVVLDWQTAWKQPSIDAARTIFDRINAKEGTIYRTDLFGAYKIWGDHLTYHPLGGAVLNRATDNYGRLHGHPGLYVIDGSLIPGNTSVNPFVTITALAERNIEKIIAMDL, encoded by the coding sequence ATGAACGCTGCGCCCTTATCGGGCCCGCATGGTAGAGGCCCGTCGCGTCGTCAGCTCATCACAGGAACCGGTTCTATTCTGGGGGCCGCGATCCTGACGGGTCACGGCTCCGCCACCGCCCACACGACGTCCGCCCTTCCCGCCCAGGCCGCCCCGATCCCCGACGGGGCGCACGTCTCCGCTCTGGTGATCGGCACCGGATACGGCGGCTCGGTCGCCGCCCTGCGCCTCGCACGTGCGGGCGTCGACGTCCACATGATCGAGATGGGGGCGGCCTGGGACACCCCGGGACCGGACGGCAGGATATTCGCCAACACCACGAGGCCCGACCACCGTTCCTTCTGGCTGCGCACCAGGACCAAGCAGCCGCTCAGTAACTTCCTCGGCTTCCCGCTGGACAAGGACGTCCCCCGCTACACCGGCATCCTCGACGCGGAGGAGTTCGGCGGCATCACGGTCTACCAGGGCCGCGGTGTCGGCGGGGGGTCACTGGTGAACGGCGGCATGGCCGTGACACCCCGGCGAGAGAACTTCCCGGCGGTCCTGCCGTCGGTGAACGCCGACGAGATGTACGACATCTACTACCCGCGCGCCAACGCCGCGCTGGGCGTCGGCGTCGTCGACCAGGGCTGGTGGGAGTCCGCGGACTGTTACCGGTACGCCCGGGTCGGGCGGAAGCACGCCGAGCGTTCCGGCTTCCCGTTCGTCCTGGTGCCGGGCGTGTACGACTGGGACTACCTCAAGCAGGAGGCCGCGGGAAACGTTCCCGCGTCCGCCCTGGAGGGCGAGGTCCTCTTCGGCAACAACCACGGCAAGAAATCGCTGCCGAAGACCTACCTCGCCCGTGCCGCGGCGACGGGCAGAGTCTTCGTCTCGCCGCTGCACAAGGTCACCTCGGTCGCCCCGGCCGGCGGCGGCTACACGGTCGTCATGGAACAGCTGAACACCGGCGGCGACGTCACCACGGTCAAGGCCGTCACCGCGGACAAGGTGTTCTTCGCGGCCGGCAGCGTCGGAACCGGCAAACTGCTCACCCGGCTGAAGGCGACCGGCGTACTGCCCGGGCTCAACGGTGAGATCGGAAAAGGCTGGGGCGACAACGGCAATGTCATGTGCGGCCGCGCCAACCACATGTGGGACGCGACCGGCAGACTCCAGTCGTCCATGCCCACCGCGGGCATCGACAACTGGCGGGCCGGCGGCGCCTTCGCGGAAGTCGCGCCCCTGCCCACCGGGATCGAGACCTACGCGTCCTTCTACCTGTCCATCACCAAGAACCCGCACCGCGCCGCGTTCTCCTGGGACGCGGCCGCCGGCAAGGTCGTCCTCGACTGGCAGACCGCATGGAAACAGCCCTCCATCGACGCCGCCAGGACGATCTTCGACAGGATCAACGCCAAGGAGGGGACGATCTACCGGACCGACCTCTTCGGCGCATACAAGATCTGGGGCGACCATCTCACCTACCACCCGCTGGGTGGTGCCGTACTGAACCGGGCGACGGACAACTACGGCCGTCTCCACGGCCATCCGGGGCTGTACGTCATCGACGGTTCACTGATCCCCGGCAACACCAGCGTCAACCCGTTCGTCACCATCACGGCGCTCGCGGAGCGCAACATCGAGAAGATCATCGCCATGGACCTGTGA
- a CDS encoding glycosyltransferase: MTTDSRITVVVISRDRREQLLHTLGRLAELPERPPVIVVDNASTDATAEAVARQYPEATLLTPDRNLGALGRNLGVRHARTPYVAFSDDDSWWEPGALSTAERLFDAHPRLGLLAARTTVGPEAVDDPLNSVLATSPLGTAPDLPGPQVLGFLACAAVARRSAFLQAGGYHPVLFFAGEETLLAYDLAARGWGVCHSPDVVAVHCPTGGPRNGRSAVMLRNAALTAWLRRPLPVALRRTGALAAEARSDPRAREALRQVLRRLPMALRGRRLLPASVESAARRLDLTGAASAGPEELTVRSAAQSPR; encoded by the coding sequence ATGACAACCGACTCCCGCATCACTGTCGTCGTGATCAGCCGTGACCGCCGGGAACAACTGCTGCACACCCTCGGCAGGCTCGCGGAACTGCCGGAGCGGCCTCCGGTGATCGTCGTCGACAACGCGTCGACCGACGCGACCGCCGAAGCCGTCGCCCGGCAGTACCCGGAGGCCACGCTGCTGACGCCGGACCGGAATCTCGGGGCCCTCGGCCGTAACCTCGGTGTCCGTCATGCCCGTACGCCGTATGTCGCCTTCAGCGACGACGACTCGTGGTGGGAGCCCGGGGCGCTGTCGACCGCCGAACGTCTCTTCGACGCTCATCCCCGGTTGGGGCTGCTGGCGGCGCGCACCACCGTGGGCCCCGAGGCGGTGGACGACCCCCTGAACAGTGTGCTCGCGACGTCTCCCCTGGGCACGGCCCCGGATCTTCCAGGGCCGCAGGTGCTGGGCTTTCTGGCCTGTGCCGCGGTGGCCAGGCGGTCGGCGTTCCTTCAGGCGGGCGGCTACCACCCGGTGCTGTTCTTCGCGGGCGAGGAAACCCTGCTGGCCTACGATCTGGCGGCGCGCGGCTGGGGCGTGTGCCACAGTCCGGACGTGGTCGCCGTCCACTGCCCGACGGGTGGGCCACGCAACGGCCGCAGCGCTGTCATGCTCCGCAACGCGGCACTGACGGCATGGCTGCGTCGGCCGCTGCCCGTCGCGCTCCGCCGCACCGGCGCGCTCGCGGCAGAGGCGAGGTCGGACCCGCGTGCCAGGGAGGCACTGCGTCAGGTTCTGCGCAGGCTGCCCATGGCGCTGCGTGGGCGCAGGCTGTTGCCGGCCTCTGTGGAATCGGCGGCCCGCCGTCTGGACCTGACGGGAGCCGCCTCGGCCGGGCCCGAGGAGCTGACCGTACGATCTGCCGCACAGTCGCCGAGATGA
- a CDS encoding PP2C family protein-serine/threonine phosphatase, translating into MDQQGHHPPVVIRGGRWSSLLECPPSHPMGSDLDLPTTVCREQLQPGDRIVLYTDGITEARTAAGVEFGLTAFVDFLIRHHADGLPVPETLRRLMRALRQHHNDRLQDDATILVCEWLGPETLSTASTAPVAGVPLPGQ; encoded by the coding sequence CTGGACCAGCAGGGGCATCACCCCCCTGTCGTCATCCGCGGCGGACGGTGGAGCAGCCTGCTGGAATGCCCTCCGTCCCACCCCATGGGCAGCGACCTGGACCTGCCGACCACGGTGTGCCGGGAGCAGCTGCAGCCGGGCGACCGCATCGTCCTCTATACCGACGGCATCACGGAAGCACGCACGGCAGCGGGTGTGGAGTTCGGACTCACCGCCTTCGTCGACTTCCTGATCCGCCACCACGCCGACGGCCTGCCGGTGCCGGAAACCCTGCGCCGGCTCATGCGCGCGCTCCGGCAGCACCACAACGACCGGCTCCAGGACGACGCCACCATCCTGGTGTGCGAATGGCTCGGTCCGGAGACACTCTCCACCGCGAGCACCGCCCCGGTGGCAGGAGTGCCCTTGCCGGGCCAGTGA